The proteins below are encoded in one region of Paraburkholderia aromaticivorans:
- the sdhD gene encoding succinate dehydrogenase, hydrophobic membrane anchor protein, which yields MSSNNRIGSKRLVVGAHYGLRDWLAQRITAAIMAVYTVILLAWFFGARDFSYDGWASIFATQWMKLATFVTLLSLFYHAWVGIRDIWMDYVKPVGIRLLLQALTIVWLLACAGYAAQILWRV from the coding sequence ATGTCATCAAATAACCGAATCGGTTCGAAGCGTCTCGTCGTCGGCGCTCACTACGGTCTGCGCGACTGGCTGGCGCAGCGCATTACCGCCGCCATCATGGCGGTCTACACGGTCATCCTGCTCGCCTGGTTCTTCGGCGCACGCGATTTCTCGTACGACGGCTGGGCGTCGATCTTCGCCACGCAATGGATGAAGCTGGCCACGTTCGTCACGCTGCTCTCGCTGTTCTATCACGCGTGGGTGGGTATCCGCGACATCTGGATGGACTATGTGAAGCCCGTTGGCATCCGCCTGTTGCTTCAAGCGCTGACGATCGTCTGGCTGCTCGCGTGTGCGGGCTACGCTGCGCAGATTCTCTGGAGAGTGTAA
- the sdhC gene encoding succinate dehydrogenase, cytochrome b556 subunit yields MAEAVKKPRPEFRNIGIGQILTAYRLPLAGRVSILHRLSGGLLFVFLPFLLYLFDQSLTSELSFEVFKGFLSNIIVKLITLVLAWAFLFHFCAGIRHLLMDTNHNAVTKEKGKSTSVVVLVVSSLLTIAFAAKLFGAF; encoded by the coding sequence ATGGCTGAAGCCGTAAAAAAACCGAGGCCGGAATTCCGGAACATCGGTATCGGGCAGATTTTGACGGCATACCGTCTCCCGCTAGCGGGGCGAGTATCGATCTTGCACCGCTTGAGCGGTGGTCTGCTTTTTGTTTTTCTTCCGTTCCTGCTGTACCTCTTCGATCAGAGCCTGACTTCTGAACTCAGCTTCGAAGTCTTCAAAGGTTTCCTCTCCAACATCATCGTCAAGCTCATCACGCTCGTTCTCGCGTGGGCCTTCCTGTTTCACTTCTGCGCCGGCATCCGTCACCTGCTGATGGACACGAACCACAACGCGGTGACGAAAGAGAAGGGCAAATCGACTTCCGTCGTCGTTCTCGTCGTGTCGTCGCTGCTCACCATCGCATTCGCGGCAAAACTGTTCGGAGCATTCTAA